Proteins from one Oryza sativa Japonica Group chromosome 12, ASM3414082v1 genomic window:
- the LOC107275544 gene encoding UPF0481 protein At3g47200, with translation MEINNLVQLPTYMREANRGLFEPRVVSIGPYHHGNKSTSNMEVHKNRFCRSFLQRLGNVSHQDAIDHCIEGAFRCYSGNVGLYTADMLTRDGCFIVELLLQWREGDHAHVDNHMQLMSNSIYYDLLLVDNQIPFFVLDRLFNEFRRHMGANPVFNNDSQLVDLVTEFFNNRQGQFSWANLDQLRLPDATNQQIRHLLDLQYKLVINNNMGIEPNNRNCPFSLCINICPNTIVPRGIPAASELQDNGVRFRVRGLSEQVKMFDATFQGKIIRIPRFQINFGSKILLANLFAYDQIKGEPADNGAAVGPVTSYVVLMNALINTREDVAVLQRKGILDNLLSNEDEVASFFNELGRCALVDVSNHRYTSMFEDVNRYWRNGFCCKYFAICCMRHCKNPLTCLSLLAAFLLLSFSCTSMVFAILKYYTRG, from the coding sequence ATGGAGATCAACAACTTGGTGCAGCTCCCGACATACATGCGGGAGGCCAATAGGGGTTTGTTCGAGCCTAGAGTGGTCTCCATCGGCCCCTATCACCATGGCAACAAGAGCACCAGCAATATGGAAGTTCACAAGAACCGATTCTGCCGTAGCTTCTTGCAGCGGCTGGGCAATGTGAGCCATCAAGATGCAATTGACCACTGTATCGAAGGAGCTTTCCGGTGCTACAGCGGCAATGTTGGCTTGTACACCGCGGACATGCTCACGCGTGACGGGTGCTTCATCGtcgagctcctcctccagtGGAGAGAGGGAGACCATGCCCATGTCGACAATCACATGCAGTTGATGTCGAACAGCATATACTACGACCTCCTCCTGGTCGATAACCAAATACCGTTCTTCGTTCTCGACAGGCTTTTCAATGAATTCAGGAGGCACATGGGTGCAAATCCTGTCTTCAACAATGACTCCCAGTTGGTTGACCTAGTAACCGAATTCTTCAACAACAGGCAGGGTCAGTTTTCCTGGGCTAATTTGGACCAGTTGAGGCTGCCAGATGCGACGAATCAGCAGATTCGTCATTTGCTTGATCTTCAGTACAAGCttgtcatcaacaacaacatGGGGATTGAACCAAATAATCGTAATTGTCCATTTAGCCTGTGCATCAACATCTGTCCCAATACGATTGTGCCACGAGGAATCCCAGCGGCAAGCGAGCTACAAGACAACGGTGTGAGATTCCGAGTGAGGGGATTGAGTGAGCAggtcaaaatgtttgacgcgaCATTTCAGGGTAAGATCATTAGGATCCCTCGTTTTCAGATAAATTTCGGCTCCAAGATCCTACTGGCAAACCTCTTCGCTTACGATCAAATCAAGGGAGAACCAGCTGACAACGGTGCTGCTGTCGGACCTGTGACAAGCTACGTGGTGCTCATGAACGCGCTCATCAACACCAGAGAAGACGTCGCGGTTCTCCAGAGGAAGGGCATCCTGGACAACCTGCTGTCGAACGAGGACGAGGTGGCCTCCTTCTTCAACGAGCTCGGCAGGTGTGCGTTGGTGGATGTGAGCAATCACCGGTACACTAGCATGTTCGAAGATGTCAACAGGTACTGGAGGAATGGGTTTTGCTGCAAGTACTTCGCGATCTGCTGCATGAGGCATTGCAAAAACCCGTTGACTTGCCTCTCGTTACTGGCTGCATTCCTACTCTTGAGCTTTTCTTGTACCTCCATGGTCTTCGCCATTCTCAAGTACTATACACGTGGCTAG
- the LOC112937326 gene encoding UPF0481 protein At3g47200, with the protein MEMMTNTTIVRLPAYMREANKGLFEPRVISIGPYHRSNESTHDMEAYKERFLRQCFAPPLGHMNLEQCIQDIARNSLAEALENYSGNVGDYTAEMLTLDGCFIIELLIRWNMGRLNHDSYVRSMRNSIYYDLLLVDNQIPFFILSRLFHKLKGDEELDNADVENELLTLAKKFFNHEGQFSWAKSPGLLDLSNASEVRHLLDLQYKLIISTNDTTISIDQTDNSYLRGIPGANELEDYGVKFYQDEDEHTKMFDVKFEGTNMMIPRFEINFGSKILLANLFAYDQSRDNVRPHQGDQTEDQPDNTVGLVTSYVVLMNALINTKRDVMVLQREGILDNLLSSEEEVASFFNNLGRCALVDVTKHHYTTMFNNVNRYCRNPFSLGRHLVILRRKHFSNPWTFFSLVGALMLLGFSFTSMLFTILKYKHR; encoded by the coding sequence ATGGAGATGATGACCAACACCACCATCGTGCGGCTGCCCGCGTACATGCGGGAGGCGAACAAAGGCCTCTTTGAGCCTAGGGTGATCTCCATTGGCCCCTATCACCGCAGCAACGAGAGCACCCACGACATGGAAGCTTACAAGGAGCGCTTCCTCCGGCAGTGTTTTGCCCCGCCTCTAGGTCATATGAATCTTGAACAATGCATTCAAGACATTGCTCGTAATTCTCTTGCAGAAGCTCTCGAGAATTATAGTGGCAATGTTGGCGACTACACCGCGGAGATGCTCACCCTGGACGGGTGCTTCATCATTGAGCTCCTCATCCGGTGGAACATGGGAAGACTCAACCATGACAGTTACGTGCGGTCGATGCGGAACAGCATATACTACGACCTCCTCCTGGTCGATAACCAGATACCTTTCTTCATTCTCTCTAGGCTTTTTCACAAGTTGAAGGGGGATGAAGAGCTCGACAACGCCGATGTTGAGAATGAGTTGCTCACACTTGCTAAGAAATTCTTCAACCACGAGGGTCAATTCTCTTGGGCTAAGTCTCCAGGCCTGTTAGATCTTTCTAATGCAAGTGAGGTTCGTCATTTGCTTGACCTTCAGTACAAGCTTATCATCAGCACCAATGACACGACGATTAGTATTGACCAGACGGACAATAGTTACCTGCGAGGAATCCCTGGGGCAAATGAGCTCGAAGACTATGGTGTTAAATTCTACCAGGATGAGGATGAACACACCAAAATGTTTGACGTGAAATTTGAGGGTACAAACATGATGATCCCTCGCTTTGAAATCAACTTTGGCTCCAAGATACTATTGGCAAACCTCTTCGCTTATGACCAATCAAGGGACAACGTACGACCTCATCAAGGGGACCAAACTGAGGACCAACCGGACAACACAGTTGGACTCGTGACGAGCTATGTGGTGCTCATGAACGCTCTCATCAACACCAAACGTGACGTCATGGTTCTCCAGCGTGAGGGCATCCTCGACAACCTGCTGTCAAGTGAGGAAGAGGTAGCATCCTTCTTCAACAATCTCGGCAGGTGTGCCTTGGTGGATGTGACAAAGCATCACTACACTACCATGTTCAACAATGTGAACAGGTACTGTAGGAACCCATTCAGTCTTGGAAGGCACTTAGTGATCTTACGCAGGAAGCATTTCAGCAACCCGTGGACTTTCTTCTCTCTGGTGGGTGCACTTATGCTCCTAGGCTTTTCATTCACCTCCATGCTCTTCACCATCCTCAAGTATAAACATCGCTAG